Proteins encoded in a region of the Nicotiana tomentosiformis chromosome 9, ASM39032v3, whole genome shotgun sequence genome:
- the LOC104099060 gene encoding uncharacterized protein isoform X1: MVLGLKARTRNSPSVQVEYLIHIKEIKPWPPSHSLRTPRAVLIEWEHGDKHSGSTNQVVPSSGTGSGIGDGRIEFNESFRLPVTLLKETSLKGGDGNTFQKNCIEFHLYEPRRDKTVKGQLLGTAIVDLADYGVVRESLSICPPINCKRTYRNTAQPLLFLKIQIGERSRVRSSLRDKLKREASMDRNGSLSRLLSEEYADEAEFASYTDDDDDDVSSHLSAPVSSSANESNYGSPPQEEDISEGVKSSAGQDEDENVLDYKERLADVDENPETKSLSSLQGSLSHSSTDMSSDLAWISKKIGGCSSVQYSTFNVSDINEETQNACMIIKQDKQVQCMEQIAANGKSVGEKSSRQNSDPAERACPIPCITDESSNFESTVSIFSNSVMEEKKSTLSVNGLWDDARDAGTENGSVEGENSEDHQENGQECVLRNGKQHQENEQGKESSEDEGQCKKDELISCYSEVDTIKLDLMEINAISSYRDSSEAKSSTSHSEIVKHVMSVRSSPESNRGDGSVGSNQILVQDTPKGARGFSSNERKEKVSPRDTTNILLESQIHKLEQRVKMLEGELREAAAIEVGLYSVVAEHGCSANKVHSPARRLSRFYLHACKENSVLKRGSAAKSAISGIYLVAKACGNDVARLTFWLSNSVVLRATITKFHGRQQLPLSTETMLGKSVVADKKKFSPLKWESHSSNGVRDDICESLGNWEDPVTFIRALKKTEAWIFSRIIESIWWQTLIPHMQSGASTAICNSMGSEINNVCSRTSSFGAEDGKFSLDLWKKALKDACERICPVRAAGHECGCLHMLSKSIMEQCVVRLDVAMFNAILRESADEMPSDPISDPISDAEVLPIPAGKASFGAGAQLKNAIGNWSRWLTDLVGNSLVDENREDNDDNESEEYDTSSKSFYLLDALSDLMMLPKDMLLSRTIRKEVCPTFGPIIIRRVLNVFVADEFCPDPIPECVLEALNTEDPFDAEEDSVMSYPCTAAPIAYKPPSTVSVDGLLGDISSHSKLRRSGSSVLKKSYTSDDELDQMDMNFIISEGIETSPLAKSSRILKGSVDGNSVRYQLLREVWINSEL, encoded by the exons ATGGTTTTGGGACTGAAGGCCAGAACTAGGAATAGCCCCTCAGTTCAAGTCGAATATCTAATCCATATTAAGGAGATTAAACCTTGGCCACCCTCGCATTCATTGAGAACTCCCCGTGCTGTTTTAATCGAGTGGGAACACGGAGATAAGCACTCTGGATCTACTAATCAAGTTGTTCCATCGTCGGGAACTGGTTCTGGTATTGGTGACGgaagaattgaattcaatgagtCGTTTAGACTTCCTGTGACACTTCTAAAGGAAACTTCACTTAAAGGTGGAGATGGAAACACTTTCCAAAAGAATTGCATCGAATTCCACTTGTATGAACCCCGGCGTGATAAGACCGTAAAAGGTCAACTTTTAGGAACTGCTATCGTTGACTTGGCAGATTATGGTGTTGTTAGAGAGAGTTTGAGCATATGTCCCCCTATTAACTGCAAGCGAACTTATAGGAACACAGCACAGCCTCTTCTTTTTCTGAAAATTCAGATAGGTGAGAGGAGTCGCGTAAGGTCATCTTTGAGGGACAAGTTAAAAAGAGAAGCTTCAATGGACCGAAATGGTTCTCTTTCTAGATTACTGAGTGAAGAATATGCTGATGAAGCTGAATTTGCTTCATAcactgatgatgatgatgatgatgtttccTCGCATTTATCAGCGCCTGTTTCTTCTTCAGCTAACGAATCAAACTATGGTTCACCACCTCAAGAAGAG GATATATCCGAGGGAGTAAAAAGTAGCGCTGGACAAGATGAAGATGAAAATGTTCTAGATTATAAGGAAAGGCTTGCAGATGTGGACGAGAATCCTGAGACAAAATCTCTATCTAGTTTGCAAGGAAGTTTGTCGCACTCCTCAACTGATATGTCCTCTGATCTGGCTTGGATCTCAAAGAAAATTGGTGGTTGTAGTAGCGTTCAGTATTCAACATTTAATGTGAGTGATATAAATGAGGAGACTCAGAATGCCTGCATGATAATCAAACAGGACAAACAGGTACAATGCATGGAACAAATAGCGGCCAATGGCAAAAGTGTTGGTGAAAAATCCAGTCGACAGAACTCAGATCCAGCTGAAAGAGCCTGTCCAATTCCGTGTATCACAGATGAGAGTAGCAACTTTGAGAGCACAGTTAGTATTTTCTCCAATAGTGTGATGGAAGAGAAAAAGTCAACTCTATCTGTAAATGGGCTGTGGGATGATGCCAGAGATGCGGGTACCGAAAATGGTTCTGTTGAAGGTGAAAACAGTGAGGATCATCAGGAAAATGGACAAGAATGTGTTCTTCGCAATGGAAAGCAACACCAGGAGAACGAACAAGGAAAAGAAAGCTCGGAAGATGAAGGGCAATGCAAAAAGGATGAGTTAATCAGTTGCTATTCAGAAGTGGATACTATAAAACTTGACTTGATGGAAATTAATGCAATTTCTTCTTACAGGGACAGTTCCGAAGCAAAGAGTAGTACCTCCCATAGTGAGATAGTAAAGCATGTGATGTCAGTCAGGTCATCACCAGAATCAAATAGAGGTGACGGATCTGTCGGAAGTAATCAGATTCTAGTGCAAGACACTCCGAAAGGTGCTCGAGGTTTTTCAAGCaatgagagaaaagaaaaagtgAGTCCAAGAGACACAACAAACATTCTTTTGGAAAGCCAAATCCATAAGTTGGAGCAAAGAGTAAAGATGCTTGAAGGAGAATTGAGAGAAGCTGCAGCTATTGAAGTTGGCCTTTACTCAGTTGTTGCAGAGCATGGATGTTCCGCAAATAAGGTCCATTCTCCGGCAAGACGTCTGTCTAGGTTCTATCTACATGCATGTAAAGAAAACTCCGTATTGAAAAGAGGAAGTGCTGCTAAAAGTGCTATTTCTGGAATATATTTGGTTGCCAAGGCATGTGGAAATGATGTTGCTAG GTTAACTTTCTGGCTATCAAATTCAGTGGTGCTGAGAGCAACTATAACCAAATTCCATGGGCGGCAGCAGCTACCTCTTTCTACTGAAACTATGCTTGGAAAATCTGTTGTCGCGGACAAGAAGAAATTTTCTCCACTTAAGTGGGAGTCTCACTCTAGCAACGGTGTCAGAGATGATATTTGTGAGAGTTTAGGCAATTGGGAGGACCCTGTTACATTTATAAGAGCACTCAAGAAAACAGAGGCTTGGATATTCTCCCGCATCATTGAATCTATTTGGTGGCAG ACTCTCATTCCACATATGCAGTCTGGTGCTTCAACAGCGATCTGTAATAGCATGGGTTCCGAGATAAACAATGTCTGCAGTAGGACGTCTAGTTTTGGTGCTGAAGATGGAAAATTTTCCTTGGATCTTTGGAAGAAGGCTTTAAAAGATGCATGTGAAAGGATTTGCCCTGTTCGAGCTGCGGGACATGAGTGTGGCTGTTTGCATATGCTCTCTAAATCG ATAATGGAACAATGTGTGGTTAGATTGGATGTGGCTATGTTCAACGCTATCCTTCGAGAGTCTGCTGATGAGATGCCTTCAGATCCTATATCAGATCCTATCAGTGATGCTGAGGTGCTTCCCATTCCAGCTGGAAAAGCTAGCTTTGGGGCAGGTGCACAACTGAAAAATGCG ATAGGGAATTGGTCTAGATGGCTCACTGACCTTGTTGGCAACTCACTAGTAGACGAAAATAGAGAAGATAATGACGACAATGAGAGTGAAGAATATGATACATCTTCCAAGTCTTTCTATCTCCTCGACGCACTGAGTGATCTTATGATGCTTCCAAAGGATATGCTGTTAAGTAGGACAATAAGAAAAGAG GTCTGTCCCACATTTGGTCCGATTATAATAAGAAGGGTTCTTAATGTTTTTGTCGCGGATGAGTTTTGCCCTGATCCAATACCTGAATGTGTACTTGAAGCTCTTAACACAGAG GATCCTTTTGACGCGGAAGAAGATTCAGTCATGAGCTACCCATGCACAGCAGCTCCTATAGCATATAAGCCACCTTCAACAGTTTCAGTGGATGGTCTATTAGGTGACATTAGTAGCCATTCTAAGCTGAGACGAAGCGGATCTTCAGTGCTCAAGAAGTCATACACAAGCGATGATGAGCTCGATCAAATGGATATGAACTTCATCATTTCTGAGGGCATTGAAACTTCACCACTTGCAAAATCCAGTAGGATATTGAAAGGTAGTGTTGATGGAAATTCTGTGAGGTATCAACTCCTTAGGGAGGTATGGATAAACAGTGAATTATAA
- the LOC104099060 gene encoding uncharacterized protein isoform X2 codes for MVLGLKARTRNSPSVQVEYLIHIKEIKPWPPSHSLRTPRAVLIEWEHGDKHSGSTNQVVPSSGTGSGIGDGRIEFNESFRLPVTLLKETSLKGGDGNTFQKNCIEFHLYEPRRDKTVKGQLLGTAIVDLADYGVVRESLSICPPINCKRTYRNTAQPLLFLKIQIGERSRVRSSLRDKLKREASMDRNGSLSRLLSEEYADEAEFASYTDDDDDDVSSHLSAPVSSSANESNYGSPPQEEDISEGVKSSAGQDEDENVLDYKERLADVDENPETKSLSSLQGSLSHSSTDMSSDLAWISKKIGGCSSVQYSTFNVSDINEETQNACMIIKQDKQVQCMEQIAANGKSVGEKSSRQNSDPAERACPIPCITDESSNFESTVSIFSNSVMEEKKSTLSVNGLWDDARDAGTENGSVEGENSEDHQENGQECVLRNGKQHQENEQGKESSEDEGQCKKDEDSSEAKSSTSHSEIVKHVMSVRSSPESNRGDGSVGSNQILVQDTPKGARGFSSNERKEKVSPRDTTNILLESQIHKLEQRVKMLEGELREAAAIEVGLYSVVAEHGCSANKVHSPARRLSRFYLHACKENSVLKRGSAAKSAISGIYLVAKACGNDVARLTFWLSNSVVLRATITKFHGRQQLPLSTETMLGKSVVADKKKFSPLKWESHSSNGVRDDICESLGNWEDPVTFIRALKKTEAWIFSRIIESIWWQTLIPHMQSGASTAICNSMGSEINNVCSRTSSFGAEDGKFSLDLWKKALKDACERICPVRAAGHECGCLHMLSKSIMEQCVVRLDVAMFNAILRESADEMPSDPISDPISDAEVLPIPAGKASFGAGAQLKNAIGNWSRWLTDLVGNSLVDENREDNDDNESEEYDTSSKSFYLLDALSDLMMLPKDMLLSRTIRKEVCPTFGPIIIRRVLNVFVADEFCPDPIPECVLEALNTEDPFDAEEDSVMSYPCTAAPIAYKPPSTVSVDGLLGDISSHSKLRRSGSSVLKKSYTSDDELDQMDMNFIISEGIETSPLAKSSRILKGSVDGNSVRYQLLREVWINSEL; via the exons ATGGTTTTGGGACTGAAGGCCAGAACTAGGAATAGCCCCTCAGTTCAAGTCGAATATCTAATCCATATTAAGGAGATTAAACCTTGGCCACCCTCGCATTCATTGAGAACTCCCCGTGCTGTTTTAATCGAGTGGGAACACGGAGATAAGCACTCTGGATCTACTAATCAAGTTGTTCCATCGTCGGGAACTGGTTCTGGTATTGGTGACGgaagaattgaattcaatgagtCGTTTAGACTTCCTGTGACACTTCTAAAGGAAACTTCACTTAAAGGTGGAGATGGAAACACTTTCCAAAAGAATTGCATCGAATTCCACTTGTATGAACCCCGGCGTGATAAGACCGTAAAAGGTCAACTTTTAGGAACTGCTATCGTTGACTTGGCAGATTATGGTGTTGTTAGAGAGAGTTTGAGCATATGTCCCCCTATTAACTGCAAGCGAACTTATAGGAACACAGCACAGCCTCTTCTTTTTCTGAAAATTCAGATAGGTGAGAGGAGTCGCGTAAGGTCATCTTTGAGGGACAAGTTAAAAAGAGAAGCTTCAATGGACCGAAATGGTTCTCTTTCTAGATTACTGAGTGAAGAATATGCTGATGAAGCTGAATTTGCTTCATAcactgatgatgatgatgatgatgtttccTCGCATTTATCAGCGCCTGTTTCTTCTTCAGCTAACGAATCAAACTATGGTTCACCACCTCAAGAAGAG GATATATCCGAGGGAGTAAAAAGTAGCGCTGGACAAGATGAAGATGAAAATGTTCTAGATTATAAGGAAAGGCTTGCAGATGTGGACGAGAATCCTGAGACAAAATCTCTATCTAGTTTGCAAGGAAGTTTGTCGCACTCCTCAACTGATATGTCCTCTGATCTGGCTTGGATCTCAAAGAAAATTGGTGGTTGTAGTAGCGTTCAGTATTCAACATTTAATGTGAGTGATATAAATGAGGAGACTCAGAATGCCTGCATGATAATCAAACAGGACAAACAGGTACAATGCATGGAACAAATAGCGGCCAATGGCAAAAGTGTTGGTGAAAAATCCAGTCGACAGAACTCAGATCCAGCTGAAAGAGCCTGTCCAATTCCGTGTATCACAGATGAGAGTAGCAACTTTGAGAGCACAGTTAGTATTTTCTCCAATAGTGTGATGGAAGAGAAAAAGTCAACTCTATCTGTAAATGGGCTGTGGGATGATGCCAGAGATGCGGGTACCGAAAATGGTTCTGTTGAAGGTGAAAACAGTGAGGATCATCAGGAAAATGGACAAGAATGTGTTCTTCGCAATGGAAAGCAACACCAGGAGAACGAACAAGGAAAAGAAAGCTCGGAAGATGAAGGGCAATGCAAAAAGGATGA GGACAGTTCCGAAGCAAAGAGTAGTACCTCCCATAGTGAGATAGTAAAGCATGTGATGTCAGTCAGGTCATCACCAGAATCAAATAGAGGTGACGGATCTGTCGGAAGTAATCAGATTCTAGTGCAAGACACTCCGAAAGGTGCTCGAGGTTTTTCAAGCaatgagagaaaagaaaaagtgAGTCCAAGAGACACAACAAACATTCTTTTGGAAAGCCAAATCCATAAGTTGGAGCAAAGAGTAAAGATGCTTGAAGGAGAATTGAGAGAAGCTGCAGCTATTGAAGTTGGCCTTTACTCAGTTGTTGCAGAGCATGGATGTTCCGCAAATAAGGTCCATTCTCCGGCAAGACGTCTGTCTAGGTTCTATCTACATGCATGTAAAGAAAACTCCGTATTGAAAAGAGGAAGTGCTGCTAAAAGTGCTATTTCTGGAATATATTTGGTTGCCAAGGCATGTGGAAATGATGTTGCTAG GTTAACTTTCTGGCTATCAAATTCAGTGGTGCTGAGAGCAACTATAACCAAATTCCATGGGCGGCAGCAGCTACCTCTTTCTACTGAAACTATGCTTGGAAAATCTGTTGTCGCGGACAAGAAGAAATTTTCTCCACTTAAGTGGGAGTCTCACTCTAGCAACGGTGTCAGAGATGATATTTGTGAGAGTTTAGGCAATTGGGAGGACCCTGTTACATTTATAAGAGCACTCAAGAAAACAGAGGCTTGGATATTCTCCCGCATCATTGAATCTATTTGGTGGCAG ACTCTCATTCCACATATGCAGTCTGGTGCTTCAACAGCGATCTGTAATAGCATGGGTTCCGAGATAAACAATGTCTGCAGTAGGACGTCTAGTTTTGGTGCTGAAGATGGAAAATTTTCCTTGGATCTTTGGAAGAAGGCTTTAAAAGATGCATGTGAAAGGATTTGCCCTGTTCGAGCTGCGGGACATGAGTGTGGCTGTTTGCATATGCTCTCTAAATCG ATAATGGAACAATGTGTGGTTAGATTGGATGTGGCTATGTTCAACGCTATCCTTCGAGAGTCTGCTGATGAGATGCCTTCAGATCCTATATCAGATCCTATCAGTGATGCTGAGGTGCTTCCCATTCCAGCTGGAAAAGCTAGCTTTGGGGCAGGTGCACAACTGAAAAATGCG ATAGGGAATTGGTCTAGATGGCTCACTGACCTTGTTGGCAACTCACTAGTAGACGAAAATAGAGAAGATAATGACGACAATGAGAGTGAAGAATATGATACATCTTCCAAGTCTTTCTATCTCCTCGACGCACTGAGTGATCTTATGATGCTTCCAAAGGATATGCTGTTAAGTAGGACAATAAGAAAAGAG GTCTGTCCCACATTTGGTCCGATTATAATAAGAAGGGTTCTTAATGTTTTTGTCGCGGATGAGTTTTGCCCTGATCCAATACCTGAATGTGTACTTGAAGCTCTTAACACAGAG GATCCTTTTGACGCGGAAGAAGATTCAGTCATGAGCTACCCATGCACAGCAGCTCCTATAGCATATAAGCCACCTTCAACAGTTTCAGTGGATGGTCTATTAGGTGACATTAGTAGCCATTCTAAGCTGAGACGAAGCGGATCTTCAGTGCTCAAGAAGTCATACACAAGCGATGATGAGCTCGATCAAATGGATATGAACTTCATCATTTCTGAGGGCATTGAAACTTCACCACTTGCAAAATCCAGTAGGATATTGAAAGGTAGTGTTGATGGAAATTCTGTGAGGTATCAACTCCTTAGGGAGGTATGGATAAACAGTGAATTATAA